CTGAGCTTACGCGCTCGATGGTTGAGTCTGGAGTAACTGGACTTGATTACGATCTAGTTATGCTTGATAACGGTCGTTTACCGATCTTAGAACCAATGAGCGTAATTGCTGGACAGCTTTCGATTCAATGTGGTGCTTATGCGCTGCAAGCTGGAACAGGGGGACGTGGAATTCTTTTAGGTGGCGCAATTGGTGTACGTCCTGGGCGAGTTGTTGTGATTGGCGCTGGCGCAGCTGGAAGTAACGCTGCCCGAGTAGCGCTCGGCATGGGCGCAGAAGTTACGATTATTGATATTAATGAGGCTAAATTAACGCCATTTTTCGATAGTCCACGTAAGGTGCGGACAATTTACTCGACTCCACTTTCAGTTGAGCGTGAAATCAAGGAGGCAGATATTGTGGTAGGTGCGGTGCTTTTACCGGGTGCACTTGCGCCAAAGCTGATTACTCGTCAGATGATTTCCTCAATGCAGAAAGGTGCGGCAATTGTTGATATTTGCATTGACCAAGGTGGTATTGCTGAAACTAGTAAGCCGACAACAATTACTCATCCGACATACATCGAAAACGGCGTTGTACATTATTGCGTGACAAATATGCCGGCGCTTGTCCCTAGAACTTCGACGATTGCACTGACCAATGCGACCTTGCCGTGGATTAAAATGATTGCTGAGAAGGGTGTGCAAGGTGCGTTGAGCACTTCTAAGCCACTACGTCGGGGGCTGACGAGCTATCAAGGTAAGCTGACAAATGGGCCAATTGCTGAAGCGGTGGGTATGAAGTTTACTCCGGCCGAAGAGATTGCGTTGTAGAGGGCAGTATGCATTTCTGCTTAGGCTTAAAAAATTGAGTATTACTGCTCTTAGAGCTTAGGCTTGAACTTATACTTCTCCTGCCCCTCCCTGAATACAAGTTATTCCGTCCTGAATAGAGTCCTCATCTAATTAGAAAAGGGAAGGATAAGGGTAAGCTTAAGTTCAAGTGCAAGCATACGCTTAAAGAATTAACGTCGCCCACACCCGTGAAGCGGGTTCGTTTTCTTTGCCCATAGATTTCTTTTCCGTACAGTAATGAAATGATTTGTGCGCTTTCAGCACAAGGATCAAAAAAAGCAAAAAGAAAGCCTACCGCTTTCTTTTTGCTTACATGACCTAGTCCTTTCATGGACTAGGTCTAATTAACACTTCTTTCTCGCGCCCTGTGACTGGTCGTCCTCTCGGACGACATACAAAATTACAAAAAGAAAGCCTGCCGCTTTCTTTTTGCTTACTTTTTCTTTCTCGCGAAAGAAAAAGTAAGCTAAGCGACTTTTTGGACTTGGCGCGGTTTACAGATTACTGGGGTATTGATCAGTAGGGCTGTAGAGTTATTTTCGCGTTGCCATTCGATTTCGACATTTTTGCGTTCGAGTACGAAGTATTTAGAGATTACGTCGAGTAGGTCTTTTTTGAAGAAGTCCATGTCTTGTGGGCTCAGGCCGCTGCGATCTTGAACGAGAACCATTTGCAAGCGGTTTTTTGCGGTAGTTTTGCTATTGCTATTCGCTTTTGAGAAAAACATTTCGGCAAGTCTGTTAAACATCTTTTTCTTGCTCCTTTTCTTATGCTGCTCGTAATTTTTTAGTTAATTTAGCAAAAAGGCTGACGCCGAGGTCGAGTTCTTCGGGTGGGATTTGAGCGCCGGTGAGACGTTCAGCGACGCGAGTGAAGGACTGTCCGGCTGCTGAGCGTGGGTTATAGACCACAGGGTCTCCGGTATTGGCGGAGACGACGATGTCGTTATCGCGGAAGACTAGGCCGATTTGTTCTACTCCCAGGATATCGACGACGTCTTGTGGGCTAAGCATATCACCGCGGCGGACCATATCGCGGTCGACACGATTAATGATTAATGAAGTTTCTAAGCCGCGGGCTGCAAGAAGTCCGATTACGCGGTCAGCGTCGCGGATGGCAGCAACTTCGGGCGTAGTTACGACGATCGCTTCATCGGCGCCAGCGCAGGCATTTTTAAAACCGTTTTCGATGCCAGCTGGTGAGTCAATTAAGATGTAGTGAAATTCTTGTTTTAAGCTAGCGACGACTTGCGCCATATCTTTTTCGGAGATCACGTCTTTATCGTCGGTTTGCGAGGCGGGAAGCAAATAAAGATTGTTTGATTTTTTAGATTTGATTACAGCTTGTTGAGCCTTGCAGACACCTTTAGCAACATCGACGAGATTGAAAACAATGCGATTTTCAAGTCCCATGATCACGTCGAGGTTTCTAAGTCCGATATCAGCGTCAATGACGAGCACGCGTTTACCTTTGAGGGCCAGTGCTGCGCCAAGATTAGCGGTAGTGGTAGTTTTACCGACTCCACCTTTCCCCGATGTAATTACAATTGCTTTACCTGTCATACGTCACAACTCCTAGTAAATTTGATTAACGTTTTTTGCGTGATAAACTTCGTGGATTATAAGTTTCAACAATGATGTGGCGGTCTTCGATGCGAGCTACTTCAGCCTTACCTCCATGTTCTCCGTTACCGCGAGAGATGACTGAGCCGATGCGTAGTTGCATTGGCTGCATTGAGAGGGCAACGATTAGTGCTTCGCGATTTTCATCATCATAGGCAGCGGCATGAGCCGTTCCGCGTAAGCTTCCAAAGACGATAATGTCGCCGCCGGCGATGAGATCTGCTCCGGGGTTAACGTCACCGATCACCACGAGGCTATGTGGGGTTTCGAGGCGTTGGCCAGAGCGCAATGTTCCGAAAAACAGTCGGGCGTTGCCTTCCATGTCGAGCAGCGGTTCTTCGCCGAGTAATTCATTGATACGCTTGAGCTGATTGCGGTCAAAATCTGACTCGACTAAGTCTGAAGCTAAGCGCGAAGTTGACTTTGATTGAGGGCCATTTTGTTGGGTATTTAGCTGCAATTCGCCTTGCTTTGGTAGATTAAAAAAGGCGGCGAGGCTTGTGCTTTTTTCGTGATCAACTTTTTTTAATTCGCCAGATAGAGTGCTACTGTTAGCAGTTACCTCGCTAGTATCAGTTTTAGTTGAGTTGGTATTACTTCCTGGATAGACAGAAAATTCTTGTTTTTGTTTGGAGCGGTTTTTGTTGCGGCGACTGATAATCTCGATTGAGAAATTTTCTTTTAGGAAACATTCGAGCTGGCTACTTTGTTCTTTTGTAGGAAGTCTGTCGAGCCATTCGATGGAAACGTGTCCACCTTCGAGAAACTTACGGCGGTCGCCCAAAAACTGTGTGAGCTCTTTAAGAATTACCGACCAATCTTGTCGGCCATCAATGCGCAGCACCAAACCTTCCTCTGTTCCACGTGCGGAGACGATCCGTGATGGATTTGTTGCATCGTCTGCGGGAAAAAGAATGCGATCGCGCTTACCTGCCTCGATGCTTGTTTCAGAGGTATCATCAAACATAACTGCTTCCAAACTTGTATTTAACTAACAATCACTAGCTACTAGGATAGACTTTATTTAAGTAACTTATACTTATATCAGTCCTAGTACAAGTCCGTCAATTATTACTTAATATTAATTAAAGTTACTGTAAGTCGACAATTCTCTACTCACGTTATACTAAATACTTAAACCCAGTACAAGTATTGGTAAAAATATTTTTCCCTAACAAATAGTTAAGTTTTGGAGATTTTGTGGTTAGAGTTCGTTTTGCTCCTAGTCCGACCGGTTACCTTCACCTTGGTGGAGCGCGTACGGCGCTTTTTAATTATCTCTTCGCTAAGAGTCATGGCGGCAAACATATTTTGCGCATTGAAGATACTGACCGTGAGCGTTCAACTCCGGAAGCTGTTGAAGCAATCATGCAGGGCATGGCCTGGTTGAATATTAAGTATGATGAAGGCCCCTTTTTTCAATCAGAGCGAAACAGTATTTATCAAGATTACGCGCGTAAACTTTTAGAGCTTGGTGTTGCTTATCGTTGCACCTGCACAGCTCAGCGACTTGATCAAGTCCGACAAGAGCAAACTGCGCGGTCTGAAAAGCCGCAGTATGACAAATTACACCGTCCAAAAGATCCAACTCCGCAACCGACAGAGCTACCAAGTGGTCAAGACGCTGAACCGTTTGTGATTCGTTTGCGCGTGCCTGATGTTGGCGAAGCTGTATTTAATGATTTAATCATTGGCGAGATTCGCACTGCGTATAAAGAAATTGATGATTTTATTATCATTCGCAGTGATGGCTCGCCGACCTACAATTTCACGGTTGTTGTTGATGATATTGAGATGCAAATTACGCATGTAATTCGCGGCATGGACCACATTTCTAACACTCCAAAACAAATGGTAATTTATCAAGCTTTTGGCGTGAAAATCCCAGATTTTGCCCATGTGCCGATGATTTTGGGGCCAGACAAGCAAAAGCTTTCTAAGCGTCACGGGGCGACTTCGGTAATTGAATATAAGAAAGACGGCTATCTTGCCGATGCCTTTGTGAATTACCTCGCCCGCTTAGGTTGGAGCCACGGCGACCAAGAGGTTTTTACGCGTGCGGAGCTGGAAAAATATTTCTCGCTAGATCACGTTGGAAAAAGTCCTGCAGTATTTGATCAGGTAAAATTACTTTGGGTTAATAGTGAGCACATTAAGAAGCTTGAACTGAGTCAATTAGTGAGTGAGTTAGTTGATTTTCTTCCAGAGCGTGGGCTGCGTAAACCCAATCAAGCTGAACTTCCAGCCTTTAGTGCATTAGTTGCAACACTCAGGGAGCGTGCCAAGTCCTTAATTGAGATGGCCGACCAATGTAAATTTTTTCTTGAAGACCAAGTTATTTATGACGAGCAGGCAGTTAAGAAGCATTTAACGCCTGAGGCAAAATCTTTACTCCAAGAGATCCAGGTGATTCTCACAAATCTTAAAGATTTTGATGACAAGACAATTGAAACCGCTTGTAAGGCCTTAGTCGAGCAAAAAGGCTTAAAGCTTGTACAAATTGCTCAGCCGCTACGCGTCGCCTTGACTGGCACAGCAGTTAGTCCTCCGATTTTTACGGTGATGAGTGTTTTAGAAAAGGAGCGGACGATCTCGCGGATTAAGTCTTGCGCGATTTAAAGCTTAGAGAGGAAAATTTAGAAAAGCGAATTCTGTTTCAACCTTGATACAAAATCTAGAGGGTGCTGAGTAGGCCGGCTTTGGAGAAGACTCCTCAGCCGGCTCACCAAGCAGATCTTGCAAGTTACGATGCCCGACGCTCTTCAGCATACTGCATCAGGCGTCGATAGTCTTCGCCCCATGCCGTGTTGTCGGGAGAGCGTAGCGCATCTGGCGTCACAACCTTAACCCAACCGACGACAGTTCCAGCTAGAAGGGTCATCCCTGGAACCCCTGCGATCGTCATCAGCTCAAGACCAGCGCTAATCAAGCCAGTTGCTAAGTTATGACGAAAGTCGCCTAACCTTTCGTCGACTTCAGGCCGCCGGAAGATTTCGACAAACGCATCAAACTCTAAACTAAGCCGCCGGATCAAATCTTCGTCACGCAATTTGATTGCAACGAAAAAGAGTTCCGTTCGGGCCTTCGCGTCCCTGGCAGTTGGTCCACTTTCGGAGATCTCCGTATTGACAAATTCGAGAAAAACTTCGCGTGCACTCGTGAAGTCCTCGAGTCGGCTATACGTGACGCCACGCTCGAAGGCCAGGCTCAAAAGCTGTTCGCTAAGCTGCATCCCATGAAGCAATTTTGCCACTTCCTGTTTAGTCACTGAGGCAGTTGTTACAAGGTCAATCCAGCTTTGATAGTCGTTTGCAGTTCCTCTTAGCCAACTCTCGTAGACTGTTAGCAAATGTAGCGCATAGCGATGCCAAGCGTCGAAATGACTGGCCTGATCAGTTATCTGAAAAGGCATGGAATAGGTAACTTGAAAAGTCCGATCCGGATGAAGTTCTTCAAGTGGCAATTCACCCAGCTCTTTCCAACGTTGACCGATAATCCTACATAGCTGCACTTTATAGGAAAAGGCGACAAGACGATCTGGCGTCCAATCGTTTCGGCGCGTAAATTCGGCGTTGATCAACTCTAGATTTCTCCAGATGTCGATCATAAGCTCACGAAACGTGAGTGATTTGTCGTTTCCGATCCTGAACACTTGCTCGCGCGCTGCACAAGCAAGTTCGGTCGTAGTCATGCCAGTCAATAATTCAACTGTTAGTTGCATTCTTTACCTCTACAAACACAATGGTTAAACCATTTCCGAGATTACTTATGCGTGGGAAGAAATCTAGGAAACAGTTCAACAACGCATCAGGAGGGCATCTGAGTTTGAAGGGAATGCGTTAAAAACCTAATAACAATAATTCGCTTTTCTAAAAGAATTCTAGAAAATAACGCCTCTACCCTAAGTCATTGGATTTTAAAGCCTGACTTAATAGCGCAATTAGAGTCATAAATAAACCTCGTGAATTTCCCCAAGGGTAGGTTATTATGCTAGTTTAGCAATAATATTACCGATTAAATCACGGGGACTTATGCTTTCAAAAGAAATGTGTACTCTATTAAACAAACAAATTGAGACCGAGGGGCAAGCTTCTCAAGTCTATTTAGCGATGGCTTCGTGGGCCGAGGTTCAGGGTTTTAGTGGTGTTGCCTCTTTCTTGTATCATCATTCCGAGGAAGAACGCATGCACATGTTAAAGCTGATTCATTATATCAACGAGCGTGGTGGGCATGCCCTCGTCCCAAACCTCAAAGCGGTGCCCACAACGTTTGAATCGGTCAATCAAGTTTTTAGTAGTGTCTTAGAGCACGAAGTAAAAGTATCGAATGAAATCAACGCCGTCGTCGATCACTGCTTAAAAGAGAAAGACTATGCAACGCATAACTTCATGCAGTGGTATGTAACAGAGCAGCTAGAAGAGGAGCACTTGGCTCGGACATTACTTGATAAGCTCAATTTGATCGGGACTGACAAGGGTGGTTTTTATCTATTTGACCGAGATTTAGAAACACTCTCCAAGGGCGAGACAAAGTAACGCCGATCGACAATCATGCAGAGTGATGTGAAGATAAGATTGAATCGCTTTTCAATTTGCATCTAACTCACTCTGTTAAAATAATTCACCTACTAGCATAATGCGCCTACTGATAAACCGCGCCGCGGTTTCGTTTCTTTTTGGAATTACGCTTGGAGTTGAGTCAAAGTCGAGGCGCGGAAATTTTTTCGATGCCGACTTTATTGCAATAAACGAGGCTGAGAAAAAATATTCCGCAACGAAGAATTTGCCCAACAACAAGCGTAATTCTACCAGTAGCGTTCGAGGTGGATATGTCCTGGATCTTTTTTAGAATGTTCTTTAAAGCCAAATGGGCCAAGTAGGCTCAGCACATCTTCAATCATTGCGGGATTGCCACAAAGAAAAAGTTGGGTTGTTGCTGGATTTAGTTCAATTCCGACT
The sequence above is drawn from the bacterium genome and encodes:
- the minD gene encoding septum site-determining protein MinD, whose translation is MTGKAIVITSGKGGVGKTTTTANLGAALALKGKRVLVIDADIGLRNLDVIMGLENRIVFNLVDVAKGVCKAQQAVIKSKKSNNLYLLPASQTDDKDVISEKDMAQVVASLKQEFHYILIDSPAGIENGFKNACAGADEAIVVTTPEVAAIRDADRVIGLLAARGLETSLIINRVDRDMVRRGDMLSPQDVVDILGVEQIGLVFRDNDIVVSANTGDPVVYNPRSAAGQSFTRVAERLTGAQIPPEELDLGVSLFAKLTKKLRAA
- the minE gene encoding cell division topological specificity factor MinE: MFNRLAEMFFSKANSNSKTTAKNRLQMVLVQDRSGLSPQDMDFFKKDLLDVISKYFVLERKNVEIEWQRENNSTALLINTPVICKPRQVQKVA
- the gltX gene encoding glutamate--tRNA ligase encodes the protein MVRVRFAPSPTGYLHLGGARTALFNYLFAKSHGGKHILRIEDTDRERSTPEAVEAIMQGMAWLNIKYDEGPFFQSERNSIYQDYARKLLELGVAYRCTCTAQRLDQVRQEQTARSEKPQYDKLHRPKDPTPQPTELPSGQDAEPFVIRLRVPDVGEAVFNDLIIGEIRTAYKEIDDFIIIRSDGSPTYNFTVVVDDIEMQITHVIRGMDHISNTPKQMVIYQAFGVKIPDFAHVPMILGPDKQKLSKRHGATSVIEYKKDGYLADAFVNYLARLGWSHGDQEVFTRAELEKYFSLDHVGKSPAVFDQVKLLWVNSEHIKKLELSQLVSELVDFLPERGLRKPNQAELPAFSALVATLRERAKSLIEMADQCKFFLEDQVIYDEQAVKKHLTPEAKSLLQEIQVILTNLKDFDDKTIETACKALVEQKGLKLVQIAQPLRVALTGTAVSPPIFTVMSVLEKERTISRIKSCAI
- a CDS encoding septum site-determining protein MinC; this encodes MEGNARLFFGTLRSGQRLETPHSLVVIGDVNPGADLIAGGDIIVFGSLRGTAHAAAYDDENREALIVALSMQPMQLRIGSVISRGNGEHGGKAEVARIEDRHIIVETYNPRSLSRKKR
- the ald gene encoding alanine dehydrogenase, whose protein sequence is MIIGIPRERKTDERRVALTPDGALELTRMGHSVIIEQGAGVLSGFTDAAYTDSNTEVVPSLEEVWSRCDLLVKVKEPAPEEVQYFRRGLSVFSFLHLAVAPELTRSMVESGVTGLDYDLVMLDNGRLPILEPMSVIAGQLSIQCGAYALQAGTGGRGILLGGAIGVRPGRVVVIGAGAAGSNAARVALGMGAEVTIIDINEAKLTPFFDSPRKVRTIYSTPLSVEREIKEADIVVGAVLLPGALAPKLITRQMISSMQKGAAIVDICIDQGGIAETSKPTTITHPTYIENGVVHYCVTNMPALVPRTSTIALTNATLPWIKMIAEKGVQGALSTSKPLRRGLTSYQGKLTNGPIAEAVGMKFTPAEEIAL
- a CDS encoding ferritin, with the translated sequence MLSKEMCTLLNKQIETEGQASQVYLAMASWAEVQGFSGVASFLYHHSEEERMHMLKLIHYINERGGHALVPNLKAVPTTFESVNQVFSSVLEHEVKVSNEINAVVDHCLKEKDYATHNFMQWYVTEQLEEEHLARTLLDKLNLIGTDKGGFYLFDRDLETLSKGETK